The Desulfuromonas acetexigens DNA window TCGAAACCGAGCCGGGCCGCTTCCTTGACCCGCAGTTCCGGCCGGGAGACGGCCCGCACCTCGCCGGCCAGGCCAACCTCGCCAAAAAGAATAGTGCGGGCTGGGATCGCTTTATTGAGATGGCTCGAAGCCAGCGCCGCCATCACCCCGAGATCGACGGCGGGCTCGGCCAGACGCACCCCGCCGGCGACGTTGAGAAAAATATCCTGAGCCAAAAGCGAGAGACCGACCTTCTTTTCCAGCACCGCCACCAACAGCGAAACCCGGTTGTGGTCGATGCCCATGGTCGTGCGCCGGGGCGTGCCGTAGGAGGAGCCGGAGACCAGCGCCTGCAGTTCCACCAGGATCGGCCGGCTCCCCTCCAGGGCCGGGACCACGGCGCTACCGGCGGCCCCTTCCGGACGCTCGGCGAGAAAGAGTTCCGACGGGTTGGTGACCTCGGCCAGCCCCGCTTCCCCCATGGAAAAGACGCCGATTTCGTTGGTCGAGCCGAAACGGTTCTTCACCGCCCGCAGAATCCGGTAGGGATGGCCGGGATCTCCTTCGAAATAGAGGACGGTGTCGACCATGTGTTCGAGCATACGCGGCCCGGCGATGGAGCCGTCCTTGGTCACGTGGCCGACGATGAAGGTCGGGATGCCGTCCCCCTTGGCCACCTGCATCAGTCGTCCGGCGCATTCCCGCACCTGGCTGACGCTCCCCGGTGCCGAATCCAGGGCGGCGGTAAAGATGGTCTGGATCGAATCGACGACGAGAAAGGCCGGCTTGAGCTCGCGCACCCGATCGAGGATTGTTTCGAGCGCCGTTTCCGGCAGCAGAAAGAGGTCGCGGGCGGCGACGCCGAGTCGTTCCCCGCGTAGCTTGACCTGGCGGGCCGACTCCTCGGCGGTGACGTAGAGCACCGTACCGACCCGGGCCAACCGATCAACGGCCTGCAACAGCAGCGTCGATTTGCCGATGCCGGGATCGCCGCCGATCAGGGTGAAGGACCCGGCCACCACGCCGCCGCCGAGCACCCGGTCGAGCTCGCCGATGCCGCAGCGCATGCGGTCATCCTCGCTGCTTTGCACCTCGGTCAGGCGTTGCGGGGGCAGGCCGGAGGCGGCGGTCGTCTGTTTCCCCTTGCCTTTCAGCACCGCCAGGGTTTCTTCGACCAGGCTGTTCCACTGGTGACAGTCGGGGCATTTACCGAGCCACTTGGGACTCTGATAACCGCATTGCTGACAGGTATAGATGGATTTCTGTTTCAACCGGATTCCTTCCAAGGCTCAAAAGCTTCTCATCTTAGGCAAAAGGACTGGGAAGTGTCAATCATCAAGGGCGACCTGTCGGCGTGTTGACATCCCGCCGGGGGCTGATAGAAGTCATGAAAGAGGGGCTTGGCGCGCCGCTTACGACGGCGGGAAAGGACCACCCATGAACACGACCATCCTCTTTTCCGTGGGGAGCTTTATCCTGATCCTGGCGGCGCTGGTCCTGCTGCGGGCCAAAAACGCCCGCTTCGAGGTCAAGCCGTCAGACATTGTGGTGGCGGTGGTGCCGGTGGTCCTCTTTCTGCTGGTCACCGGCAAACTGCAGAAACTTGAGGTCGGCGAGGGGGGCGTCAAGATCGAGACCGCCTTCGTCCAGGCCTCGGCGTCGACCATCGATAAACAGGTGACGCCCCTGGTCGGCATCCCCGCCGAGCCGGTGCGGCTCGGCCCCAAAGGCGGGGTCAACGAAATCCCCCGCCTGCTCGAAAGCGAAACCGAGGGCCTGACCTTTCGCCTCGGCCACGGCGGCTACTGGGGTCCGGCCATCGCCGAATACTTCGCCGCCCTCTCCCGCCAACCCTTCCTCAAATACGTCATCATCGAAGACCGCGACGGCCGTTTCTTTGGCCTGGCCAACGCCCGGGCCCTGGCTGAATTTTTCGAGCAGGGGTACGGCGCTCCCGTCCTCCCCGAACAGTTCGCCGCCTGGCTGAACGAATCGGACACCAAGGCCCTCGTTCAACTGCCGGGCTTCATCGGCGCCGCCGATGCGGTCAGCAAAGGGACGGACAAATATCAGGCTCTGCTCAAGATGGAAACTCTCGCCGTCGACCGGCTGCCGGCGACGAATGAGGCGGGACGCTTCGCCGGCATGGTCGAGCGTTCACGGCTGACCGCCAGTTTGCTCATCGACGTGGCGAAAAATCTGAACAAATAACCTTCCCGGGAGGTGATCCATGACCGACAAGTCGGGCTTCATCCGCTGGTTCGAGACCCTCGGCAACAACGATGTGCCCCTGGTAGGAGGGAAAAACGCCTCCCTTGGCGAGATGATCGCCACCCTCAAGGCCGAGGGGATCCGGGTGCCGGACGGTTTCGCCACCACCGCCGAGGCCTACCGGCAGTTTCTCACCGCGAACGCCCTGGATGAAAGAATCCGCACGCTGCTCGCCGACTTCAAGGCGGGAAAGGCCTCCCTGGCCGAAACCGGCGCCGCCATCCGCAAACTGATCCGCCGAGGGCGCTGGCCCGCGGATCTGGCCGACGGCATCGCTGTCGCCTATCGCGAACTGGGTGCCCGTTTCGGCCGCGACGAGGTCGACGTGGCGGTGCGCAGCAGCG harbors:
- the radA gene encoding DNA repair protein RadA, which encodes MKQKSIYTCQQCGYQSPKWLGKCPDCHQWNSLVEETLAVLKGKGKQTTAASGLPPQRLTEVQSSEDDRMRCGIGELDRVLGGGVVAGSFTLIGGDPGIGKSTLLLQAVDRLARVGTVLYVTAEESARQVKLRGERLGVAARDLFLLPETALETILDRVRELKPAFLVVDSIQTIFTAALDSAPGSVSQVRECAGRLMQVAKGDGIPTFIVGHVTKDGSIAGPRMLEHMVDTVLYFEGDPGHPYRILRAVKNRFGSTNEIGVFSMGEAGLAEVTNPSELFLAERPEGAAGSAVVPALEGSRPILVELQALVSGSSYGTPRRTTMGIDHNRVSLLVAVLEKKVGLSLLAQDIFLNVAGGVRLAEPAVDLGVMAALASSHLNKAIPARTILFGEVGLAGEVRAVSRPELRVKEAARLGFDRCLLPAGNLKNLEAPPGMELIGVRRAEEALDGLFE